In one window of Campylobacter hepaticus DNA:
- a CDS encoding murein hydrolase activator EnvC family protein, with protein MRKVFFIFFYFFLLIDLDANAINEKTKTLEENKRIQEQLNKKLEDLANDILNGEKDLKDLSSQIESLNFQTSKLEANVKTQNQELNTLASQNQDLLKSKSNMEGKLIALMAKDFVYDLPIPQGYIESEESFMAFEILEILNKILNEEIFKISKDYEGVSKLIDDKQAQIKKINDSLKNYHTQLAKLHNLKQKQLSQINKQKTDRAIYAKKLEDLQAQQEELRQTLNELKIINDEKNKNSNKQDIKIAKNNTQIRQLGSSYQGSSVKRYTGKKTIAPLDSFVVKQKFGNYVDPVYNIKIFNENVVLRSNKSDAIVKNVLDGKIVFAKDTSMLARVVIVEHDNGIHTIYAHLNKIAPNIKVGKNIKKGAVVGRIKNDLTFEVTQKNFHINPLELISLN; from the coding sequence ATGAGAAAAGTTTTTTTTATTTTTTTTTATTTTTTTTTATTGATTGATCTAGATGCAAATGCCATTAATGAAAAAACAAAAACTTTAGAAGAAAATAAGCGCATACAAGAGCAATTAAATAAAAAACTTGAAGATTTAGCTAATGATATATTAAATGGTGAAAAAGATTTAAAAGATTTAAGCTCACAAATAGAAAGTTTAAATTTTCAAACTTCTAAACTTGAAGCTAATGTTAAAACTCAAAATCAAGAATTAAATACTTTAGCTAGTCAAAATCAAGATTTATTAAAAAGTAAATCTAATATGGAAGGTAAGCTTATAGCATTAATGGCTAAGGATTTTGTTTATGATTTACCTATTCCTCAAGGCTATATTGAGAGTGAAGAAAGTTTCATGGCTTTTGAAATATTAGAAATTTTAAACAAGATTTTAAATGAAGAAATTTTTAAGATTTCTAAAGATTATGAGGGAGTAAGCAAACTTATTGATGATAAACAAGCTCAAATTAAAAAAATTAATGATAGTCTTAAAAACTATCATACACAATTAGCCAAATTACATAATTTAAAACAAAAACAACTCAGTCAAATTAATAAGCAAAAGACTGATCGTGCTATATATGCAAAAAAACTTGAAGATTTGCAAGCTCAGCAAGAAGAATTAAGACAAACTTTAAATGAATTAAAAATTATTAATGATGAAAAAAATAAAAATTCAAATAAGCAAGATATTAAAATAGCAAAAAATAATACTCAAATTAGGCAATTAGGTTCAAGTTATCAAGGCAGTTCAGTTAAACGTTATACAGGAAAAAAAACTATAGCACCTCTAGATTCTTTTGTTGTAAAACAAAAATTTGGAAATTATGTTGATCCCGTTTATAATATTAAAATTTTTAATGAAAATGTAGTTTTAAGAAGTAATAAAAGTGATGCTATTGTTAAAAATGTATTGGATGGAAAAATAGTCTTTGCTAAAGATACAAGCATGCTAGCCCGTGTTGTTATTGTAGAACATGATAATGGTATACATACTATATATGCGCATTTAAATAAGATTGCACCTAATATTAAAGTGGGAAAAAATATAAAAAAAGGTGCTGTAGTAGGTAGAATTAAAAACGATCTTACTTTTGAGGTTACTCAAAAAAATTTTCACATTAATCCTTTGGAGCTTATTAGCTTAAATTAA
- the pyrH gene encoding UMP kinase, giving the protein MRERKRVLVKFSGEALAGENGFGIENSILKFIASEIKELIKNQIEVGIVIGGGNIIRGVSAAKGGLIKRTSGDHMGMLATVINAIAIQEALESYGLEVRVQSAIQMEAFCETYIMRRAQRHLEKGRVVVFAAGTGNPYFTTDTTAILRAVEIDADMVIKATKVNGVYDKDPNQFDDAVFLNTLSYDQAMQDNIKVMDDTAIALAKDNKLPIVVCNMFKEGNLLKIIQGDTSLCSIVKNN; this is encoded by the coding sequence ATGCGAGAGAGAAAAAGAGTTTTAGTAAAATTCTCAGGAGAAGCTTTAGCTGGTGAAAATGGCTTTGGTATAGAAAATTCTATTTTAAAATTTATAGCTTCAGAGATTAAAGAACTGATAAAAAATCAAATAGAAGTGGGCATAGTAATAGGAGGTGGAAATATTATTCGCGGAGTGAGTGCGGCTAAGGGTGGTTTGATAAAAAGGACTAGTGGTGATCATATGGGAATGCTTGCTACAGTTATTAATGCTATTGCTATTCAAGAAGCTTTAGAAAGTTATGGGCTTGAAGTAAGAGTACAAAGTGCTATTCAAATGGAAGCATTTTGTGAAACTTATATTATGAGAAGGGCGCAAAGGCATTTAGAAAAAGGTCGTGTTGTGGTTTTTGCAGCAGGAACTGGAAATCCTTACTTTACTACAGATACAACTGCTATTTTAAGGGCAGTAGAAATAGATGCAGATATGGTGATTAAAGCTACAAAGGTTAATGGGGTATATGATAAAGATCCTAATCAATTTGATGATGCAGTATTTTTAAACACTTTAAGTTATGATCAAGCTATGCAAGATAATATTAAAGTAATGGATGATACGGCTATAGCTTTGGCTAAAGACAATAAACTTCCTATAGTCGTTTGCAATATGTTTAA